The Scophthalmus maximus strain ysfricsl-2021 chromosome 7, ASM2237912v1, whole genome shotgun sequence genome includes a window with the following:
- the adat1 gene encoding tRNA-specific adenosine deaminase 1, with translation MVDADEIARLCYERFAALPRRGKPEAGREWTLLAAVLQLTRGPDCDSVKKEIVSLGTGTKCIGQTHMSPEGDVLNDSHAEVIARRGCVRYLLQQLLRVASGGDSSVFCPSDERGKWRLKPGVSFLFFTSHTPCGDASIVPMTDSRSEPRPPVDPGPQGSEETDAGGDLKRKREEASNGPSTKLLRLGETRTLERGQSPAAETPVEPEPEPELCPRVPDVHRTGARCVPGGPDDPLRPGAGYHGAGLLRVKPGRGEPTLSLSCSDKLARWAVLGFQGALLSHYLQEALYFSVVVTGKCPYSGDVMHRALSSRCSHVSDLPAGFSVSPPLLLRSDLEFPLSQAQTELRHRAGQGRVSPCGAAISWCNVPEQPLDVTANGYKHGVTKKNLGTVKARSLLCKVELFRCFLSLVSATDPSALPDSLRGADLQTYWDYKRAAHSYQRALQQLLLQAFPLWPRSDRRLLMFR, from the exons ATGGTGGACGCGGATGAAATCGCCCGGTTGTGCTACGAGCGCTTCGCCGCGCTGCCCCGGCGGGGGAAGCCCGAGGCGGGCAGAGAGTGGACCCTGCTGGCCGCGGTGCTCCAGCTCACCCGGGGGCCGGACTGCGACTCAG tgaagAAGGAGATCGTTTCTCTGGGAACTGGAACCAAGTGTAttggacagacacacatgagtcctgaag GTGATGTACTGAACGACAGCCACGCAGAAGTCATCGCCCGGAGGGgctgtgtcag gtacctgctgcagcagctcctcagggTCGCGAGCGGCGGCGACAGCTCCGTGTTCTGTCCGTCTGATGAACGAGGGAAGTGGAGACTGAAGCCTGGAGTCTCCTTCCTGTTCTTCACCAGCCACACTCCCT GTGGCGACGCCTCTATCGTCCCCATGACGGACAGCCGGtctgagccccgcccccccgtcGACCCCGGACCACAGGGCAGTGAAGAGACGGACGCTGGCGGAGACCTGAAGAGGAAACGAGAGGAGGCGAGCAATGGTCCGAGCACCAAGCTGCTCCGTCTGGGTGAGACGAGGACactggagagaggacagagtcCCGCCGCAGAAACACCTgtagaaccagaaccagaaccagaactcTGTCCACGGGTCCCGGACGTCCACAGGACGGGGGCCCGGTGTGTCCCCGGGGGCCCCGACGACCCCCTGCGGCCCGGGGCCGGGTACCACGGCGCGGGGCTGCTGCGGGTGAAGCCGGGTCGGGGCGAACCGACCCTGTCGCTCTCCTGCAGCGACAAGCTGGCCCGCTGGGCAGTGCTGGGCTTCCAGGGCGCGCTGCTGTCGCACTACCTGCAGGAGGCGCTGTACTTCAGCGTGGTGGTGACGGGGAAGTGTCCATACAGTGGAGACGTGATGCATCGGGCGCTGTCGTCAAG GTGTTCCCACGTGTCCGATCTCCCGGCCGGTTTCTCCGTGAGtccgccgctgctgctccgcTCCGACCTGGAGTTCCCTCTCAGCCAGGCCCAGACCGAGCTCCGGCACCGGGCCGGACAGGGACGCGTCTCCCCCTGCGGGGCAG CCATCAGCTGGTGTAATGTGCCTGAGcagccactagatgtcaccGCCAACGGCTACAAACACGGAGTCACCAAGAAGAATCTGGGAACTGTGAAAGCAAG GTCTCTTCTGTGTAAAGTGGAGCTGTTCCGCTGCTTCCTGTCTCTGGTTTCAGCCACGGATCCGTCAGCGCTTCCCGACTCGCTCAg gggagCCGACCTGCAGACGTACTGGGACTACAAGCGGGCGGCCCACTCGTACCAGCGcgccctgcagcagctgctcctgcaggCCTTTCCTCTGTGGCCGCGCAGCGACAGACGTCTGCTGATGTTCCGCTGA